From one Sciurus carolinensis chromosome 9, mSciCar1.2, whole genome shotgun sequence genomic stretch:
- the LOC124993048 gene encoding LOW QUALITY PROTEIN: transcriptional enhancer factor TEF-4-like (The sequence of the model RefSeq protein was modified relative to this genomic sequence to represent the inferred CDS: inserted 1 base in 1 codon), with the protein MGEPRAGAPLDDGSGWTGSEEGSEEGTGGSEGAGRDGGPDAEGVWSPDIEQSFQEALAIYPPCGRRKIILSDEGKMYGRNELIARCIKLRTGKTRTRKQVSSHIQVLTRRKSREIQSKLKALNVDQVSKDKAFQTMATMSSAQLISAPSLQAKLGPAGPQATELFQFWSGGSGPPWNVPDVKPFSQTPFSLSLTPPSTDLPGYEPPQALSTLPPPAPSPPAWQARALGTARLQLVEFSAFVEPPDAVDSYQRHLFVHISQHCPSPGAPPLKSVDVRQIYDKFPEKKGGLRELYDRGPPHAFFLVKFWADLNWGPSGEEVGAGSSGGSSGGFYGVSSQYESLEHMTLTCSSKVCSFGKQVVEKVETERAQLEDGRFVYRLLRSPMCEYLVNFSHKLRQLPERYMMNSVLKNFTILQVVTNRDTQELLLCTAYVFEVSTSERGAQHXIYRLVRD; encoded by the exons ATGGGGGAACCCCGGGCTGGGGCCCCCCTGGACGATGGCAGCGGCTGGACAGGCAGTGAGGAAGGCAGTGAAGAGGGCACCGGCGGCAGCGAGGGGGCTGGGCGAGACGGGGGCCCAGATGCAGAGGGTGTCTGGAGCCCAGACATTGAGCAGAGCTTCCAGGAGGCCCTGGCCATCTACCCGCCATGTGGCCGCAGGAAAATCATTCTGTCTGATGAAGGCAAGATGTATGGTCGGAATGAACTGATTGCCCGCTGTATCAAACTGAGAACAGGGAAGACCCGTACTCGCAAACAGGTCTCTAGTCATATCCAGGTTTTGACTCGAAGGAAATCAAGAGAAATCCAGTCCAAACTGAAGGCCTTGAATGTGGACCAGGTTTCTAAGGACAAAGCTTTCCAGACGATGGCTACCATGTCCTCTGCCCAGCTCATCTCAGCACCTTCCCTACAGGCCAAACTGGGTCCTGCCGGTCCTCAGGCCACTGAACTTTTCCAGTTTTGGTCAGGGGGCTCTGGCCCACCCTGGAATGTTCCAGACGTGAAGCCATTCTCACAGACACCGTTCTCCTTGTCACTGACTCCCCCATCTACTGACCTCCCAGGGTACGAGCCTCCCCAAGCCCTCTCAACcctgcccccacctgccccaTCACCCCCAGCCTGGCAGGCTCGGGCTCTGGGCACTGCCCGGTTGCAGCTGGTGGAGTTCTCAGCCTTTGTGGAACCACCTGATGCAGTTGACTCCTACCAGAGGCACCTGTTTGTGCACATCAGTCAGCACTGTCCCAGTCCTGGAGCACCCCCACTGAAGAGTGTGGATGTCCGGCAGATCTACGACAAATTTCCTGAGAAAAAGGGTGGTCTGCGGGAGCTGTATGATCGAGGCCCTCCCCATGCCTTTTTCTTGGTCAAGTTCTGGGCGGACCTGAACTGGGGCCCAAGTGGTGAGGAGGTAGGGGCTGGCAGCAGTGGCGGCAGCAGCGGTGGCTTCTATGGAGTGAGCAGCCAGTATGAGAGCCTGGAGCACATGACCCTCACCTGCTCCTCCAAGGTCTGCTCCTTTGGCAAGCAGGTGGTGGAGAAGGTGGAGACGGAGCGGGCCCAGCTGGAGGACGGGCGCTTCGTGTACCGTCTGCTGCGTTCGCCCATGTGTGAGTACCTGGTGAATTTCTCGCACAAGCTGCGGCAGCTCCCCGAGCGATACATGATGAACAGCGTCCTTAAGAACTTCACCATCCTCCAGGTGGTGACAAACAGAGATACCCAGGAACTGCTGCTGTGCACCGCCTACGTCTTTGAGGTCTCCACCAGTGAGCGTGGGGCCCAGC TCATTTACCGCCTGGTCAGGGATTGA